In Vibrio lentus, a single genomic region encodes these proteins:
- a CDS encoding transporter substrate-binding domain-containing protein: MKKTSLLLASITLALSGVAQADQLEDIQKSGTLRVGTTGDYKPFSYFDGKTYSGYDIDVAKHVAEQLGVELQIVRTTWKDLLTDLDSDKYDIAMGGITRKMQRQLNAEQTQGYMTFGKCFLVAKGKAEQYNSIEKVNLSSVRVGVNIGGTNEIFADANLQDASFTRYENNLDVPQAVAEGKVDVMVTETPEGLFYQVTDERLEAARCDTPFTNSQFGYLIPKGEQRLLNTVNFIMDEMKLKGVEEEFLIHNSLK; encoded by the coding sequence ATGAAAAAAACATCACTATTACTTGCTTCCATTACTCTGGCTCTTTCTGGTGTAGCACAAGCTGACCAATTAGAAGACATCCAAAAATCAGGTACACTTCGTGTCGGTACTACAGGCGACTACAAACCTTTTTCTTACTTCGACGGCAAAACCTACTCTGGTTATGACATTGACGTAGCCAAACACGTTGCAGAGCAGCTGGGCGTCGAATTACAGATTGTCCGTACTACATGGAAAGATCTACTGACCGATCTAGACAGCGATAAATACGACATCGCGATGGGCGGTATCACGCGTAAAATGCAGCGTCAGTTAAACGCAGAACAAACTCAAGGCTACATGACCTTTGGTAAGTGCTTCTTAGTCGCGAAAGGCAAAGCAGAACAATACAACAGCATTGAGAAAGTGAACCTTTCTTCTGTGCGTGTTGGCGTGAATATTGGCGGGACTAATGAGATTTTTGCGGATGCTAACTTGCAAGACGCGAGCTTCACACGTTACGAGAACAACCTAGACGTTCCGCAAGCCGTTGCGGAAGGTAAAGTTGATGTAATGGTGACAGAAACTCCTGAAGGCCTGTTCTATCAAGTGACGGACGAGCGTCTTGAAGCTGCTCGTTGTGATACACCGTTTACCAACAGCCAATTCGGTTACCTGATTCCAAAAGGTGAACAACGCTTGTTGAACACAGTGAACTTCATTATGGATGAGATGAAATTGAAAGGCGTTGAAGAAGAGTTCTTGATCCACAACTCTCTTAAGTAA